A region from the Algoriphagus machipongonensis genome encodes:
- the eutC gene encoding ethanolamine ammonia-lyase subunit EutC has product MSEVSNPWEKLKDFTDARIALGRTGGSLKTQELLAFRKDHALAKDAVWADLDIDSLRKQLEDLQIPSMLLSSQAKSREIYIKRPDLGRKLSEDSFAEIQNSKVPASEISIILADGLSANAISLHAIPFLQEFLPKLKGLSIAPISIVSQGRVAISDEIGESFSSKISIILIGERPGLSSPYSMGIYLTYNPKAGNTDEKRNCISNIRTGGLPYAYAAEKLAFLCSEALRLKLSGVHLKDTFDHHSLKNESGKN; this is encoded by the coding sequence ATGAGCGAGGTATCCAATCCCTGGGAAAAACTCAAAGACTTTACCGACGCCAGAATCGCTTTGGGAAGAACGGGAGGCAGCCTCAAAACCCAAGAACTCCTGGCTTTCAGAAAGGATCATGCCTTGGCCAAAGATGCGGTTTGGGCAGATTTGGATATTGACTCTTTGCGAAAGCAACTGGAGGATTTACAAATTCCTAGCATGCTTCTCTCCAGTCAGGCAAAATCCCGGGAGATCTATATCAAACGTCCCGACCTTGGCAGGAAGTTAAGTGAGGATTCCTTTGCAGAGATTCAGAATTCCAAAGTTCCAGCATCCGAAATTTCCATTATTCTGGCGGATGGATTGAGTGCAAATGCCATTTCCCTGCATGCTATCCCCTTTTTACAGGAATTTTTACCCAAACTAAAAGGGCTTTCCATCGCTCCCATTTCCATCGTCAGCCAAGGAAGAGTAGCCATCAGCGATGAAATCGGCGAAAGCTTCTCCAGCAAAATTTCCATAATTCTGATCGGGGAAAGACCCGGTTTGAGTTCCCCGTACAGCATGGGGATTTATTTGACATACAACCCAAAAGCAGGAAATACAGACGAAAAGCGAAACTGTATATCCAATATCCGAACCGGCGGTTTGCCCTATGCCTATGCAGCGGAAAAACTCGCCTTTTTATGCTCAGAAGCACTGAGACTTAAATTATCCGGTGTCCACTTGAAGGATACTTTTGACCACCACTCACTTAAAAATGAATCAGGAAAAAACTGA
- the eat gene encoding ethanolamine permease produces MTTTHLKMNQEKTELKRTLGPFMLWGLGVGYVISGMYFGWNLGLAEGGTLGLAVATLFIIIMYVTFTFSYTEMACAIPKAGGAFDYARLGLGKNWGFLAGIAQSIEFIFAPPAIAAAIGAYFNVFFPEISITAIAITAYLIFTLINISGVRFAAYFELIITIIAVAELLLFSGVSFTEFKFENLTQNALPNGWGGAFAAIPFAIWFFLAIEGVANVAEEAKNPQRNILIGFGSALLTLVILCLLTFTSSIGVDGWETIVYPPGSTAPSDSPLPLALAKIVGESNILYHLLITVGLFGLVASFHGIILAAGRSTLELGRERYVTPFVGKVHAKTKTPVNALLVNMGIGILALLTGKTGEIITIACFGALTLYIVSMIAFFALRKNHADLKRPFRVPLFPYFPAIALVIAIIAMIAMSIYNLTLMAIFWGLVGFGYMSFRWYQRKG; encoded by the coding sequence TTGACCACCACTCACTTAAAAATGAATCAGGAAAAAACTGAATTAAAACGCACGCTAGGGCCATTTATGCTTTGGGGGCTCGGCGTCGGCTATGTGATTTCGGGAATGTATTTTGGCTGGAACCTCGGGCTGGCGGAAGGCGGAACCCTCGGACTGGCAGTAGCCACCCTCTTTATCATCATCATGTATGTCACCTTTACCTTTAGCTACACGGAGATGGCCTGTGCCATTCCCAAAGCCGGAGGAGCTTTTGACTATGCCCGTTTGGGATTGGGAAAAAACTGGGGATTTCTGGCAGGAATCGCCCAAAGTATAGAATTTATCTTCGCCCCGCCGGCCATCGCAGCGGCAATTGGAGCCTATTTCAATGTGTTTTTCCCGGAAATCAGCATTACCGCGATTGCGATTACAGCCTATCTGATTTTCACGCTGATCAATATCTCCGGGGTAAGGTTTGCTGCCTACTTCGAACTGATCATTACCATAATTGCGGTAGCCGAACTCCTACTTTTCTCAGGAGTTAGTTTTACCGAATTCAAATTTGAAAACCTAACCCAGAATGCCCTGCCTAACGGTTGGGGTGGTGCTTTTGCAGCGATACCTTTTGCGATCTGGTTTTTCCTGGCGATCGAAGGTGTGGCCAATGTAGCCGAGGAAGCCAAAAACCCGCAGCGAAATATTCTGATTGGGTTTGGTTCGGCACTTCTGACTTTGGTGATTTTATGCCTGCTCACCTTCACTTCCTCGATCGGAGTGGATGGCTGGGAGACGATCGTCTATCCTCCGGGAAGTACAGCGCCTTCCGATTCTCCCCTGCCTTTGGCTTTGGCCAAGATTGTAGGCGAAAGCAATATTCTCTATCACCTGCTGATTACCGTGGGCTTGTTTGGGCTGGTGGCTTCCTTTCATGGGATTATCCTGGCGGCGGGTCGATCTACCTTGGAACTGGGAAGAGAGCGTTATGTGACGCCTTTTGTGGGGAAAGTCCATGCCAAAACCAAGACTCCTGTCAATGCCCTTCTGGTGAATATGGGCATAGGGATCCTGGCCTTGCTCACAGGAAAAACCGGTGAAATCATCACCATCGCCTGCTTTGGAGCCTTGACATTATATATCGTATCGATGATTGCCTTTTTTGCCTTGCGAAAGAATCATGCGGACTTGAAGCGCCCCTTTCGGGTTCCGTTATTCCCCTATTTCCCAGCCATCGCCTTGGTCATCGCCATTATCGCGATGATCGCCATGAGTATTTACAACCTGACTTTAATGGCTATTTTCTGGGGATTGGTAGGTTTTGGCTATATGAGTTTTCGATGGTATCAGAGGAAGGGGTAA
- a CDS encoding DUF1206 domain-containing protein, with amino-acid sequence MDFNKESIARFGIATKGFVYILIGALTFMAAIGTGGSKSGSSDALKFLRDNTFGSILLGITAAGLVAYVFWRFYQAIMDPDKEGTDYKGIGNRLGFFSSGVFYGLMAFSAIKILIGNGSESLESQESLIATALSKPFGQAIVLIIATIFWEEPYFKWSLPTLICTKRG; translated from the coding sequence ATGGATTTTAACAAAGAGAGTATTGCGCGTTTTGGCATTGCCACCAAGGGTTTTGTTTACATCTTAATAGGTGCACTCACATTTATGGCTGCAATCGGTACTGGGGGCTCCAAATCAGGGAGCAGTGATGCATTGAAATTTCTAAGAGATAACACCTTTGGAAGCATATTGCTCGGGATCACAGCCGCAGGACTGGTGGCTTACGTTTTCTGGCGTTTTTATCAGGCCATCATGGATCCTGACAAGGAAGGCACCGATTACAAAGGAATAGGAAATAGATTAGGATTCTTTTCCAGTGGTGTTTTTTACGGTCTTATGGCATTTTCAGCTATCAAAATCCTTATTGGAAATGGAAGCGAATCTTTAGAAAGTCAGGAATCTCTTATCGCAACGGCCTTAAGCAAGCCATTCGGGCAGGCCATCGTACTTATTATAGCCACTATTTTTTGGGAAGAGCCATATTTCAAATGGTCATTGCCTACACTGATTTGTACAAAAAGAGGGTAA
- a CDS encoding DUF1206 domain-containing protein, producing MVTLGKVGHTARGLVIGVIAFLTYRAAFSYSSEVAGGTKEAFSFLQDEFGTIVLSLVALGLAMYGIFLLINARYRDMKRV from the coding sequence ATGGTTACTCTGGGTAAGGTTGGACATACCGCTAGAGGGTTAGTCATTGGGGTGATTGCATTCCTAACATACAGAGCAGCATTTTCTTACAGTTCGGAAGTAGCTGGAGGCACTAAGGAGGCATTTAGTTTCCTTCAAGATGAATTCGGAACGATTGTGTTATCCTTGGTTGCTTTGGGCCTAGCCATGTACGGCATTTTTTTGTTAATTAATGCTCGCTATCGTGATATGAAGAGGGTATAG